Proteins encoded within one genomic window of Dysgonomonadaceae bacterium PH5-43:
- a CDS encoding phosphate transport system permease protein (product_source=KO:K02038; cath_funfam=1.10.3720.10; cog=COG0581; ko=KO:K02038; pfam=PF00528; superfamily=161098; tigrfam=TIGR00974; transmembrane_helix_parts=Inside_1_11,TMhelix_12_34,Outside_35_58,TMhelix_59_81,Inside_82_101,TMhelix_102_124,Outside_125_176,TMhelix_177_199,Inside_200_205,TMhelix_206_225,Outside_226_250,TMhelix_251_273,Inside_274_284), protein MNKNLKQNIAFAAFRVLGLVVAGILFWILGFIIYNGIGVISWEFLTTAPSEGMTAGGIFPAIVGTLCLIVGSVIIAFPIGVMSAIYMNEYAGNGWVVRFIRIMTNNLGSIPSIVFGLFGMALFVNTLKFGDSIIAGSCTLGLLVLPLIIRTTEEALKAIPDSYRTGSLALGASKLQTIWRVILPMAFPNIITGLILSIGRVSGETAPILFTVAAYFLPKLPNSIFDQVMALPYHLYVIATSGTDIEASRPIAYGTALVLIAIVLFMNILATVLRRYFGKKVKTN, encoded by the coding sequence ATGAATAAGAATTTAAAACAAAACATAGCATTCGCCGCTTTTCGTGTATTAGGATTAGTGGTTGCTGGTATTCTTTTCTGGATACTTGGGTTTATTATCTATAACGGTATAGGAGTAATTAGTTGGGAGTTTCTCACAACTGCACCATCTGAGGGTATGACCGCAGGCGGAATATTCCCTGCTATAGTAGGTACTCTCTGTCTGATAGTAGGTAGCGTGATAATTGCGTTCCCTATCGGGGTAATGTCGGCTATTTATATGAATGAATATGCAGGCAACGGTTGGGTTGTTCGCTTTATTCGGATTATGACAAACAATCTGGGAAGTATCCCTTCTATTGTGTTTGGTTTATTTGGTATGGCTTTATTTGTAAACACACTAAAGTTCGGAGATTCTATAATAGCAGGGTCTTGTACTCTTGGCTTGTTAGTTCTACCTCTGATAATTAGAACTACAGAAGAAGCCTTAAAAGCTATTCCAGATTCTTACAGAACTGGAAGTCTTGCTCTGGGAGCAAGTAAACTCCAAACCATCTGGAGAGTAATACTTCCTATGGCTTTCCCAAACATAATAACAGGATTGATACTTTCTATCGGTAGAGTATCGGGCGAAACAGCTCCAATATTATTTACAGTTGCGGCTTATTTTCTTCCCAAACTTCCGAATAGTATATTCGACCAAGTAATGGCTCTTCCATATCACTTGTATGTAATTGCAACAAGCGGAACAGATATAGAAGCCTCACGCCCGATTGCTTACGGAACAGCCTTAGTGTTGATAGCCATTGTGTTATTTATGAACATACTTGCTACTGTTCTTAGAAGATATTTCGGCAAAAAAGTAAAAACAAACTAA
- a CDS encoding phosphate transport system ATP-binding protein (product_source=KO:K02036; cath_funfam=3.40.50.300; cog=COG1117; ko=KO:K02036; pfam=PF00005; smart=SM00382; superfamily=52540; tigrfam=TIGR00972), producing MIQAKDINFYYGDFHALKNINMDIKANTVTAFIGPSGCGKSTFLRLFNRMNELIDDTRLTGECLIHGQNIYSKSVQVDELRKRVGMVFQKPNPFPKSIFENVAYGLRVNDIKDKAYIKQRVEESLVASALWDEVKDKLNKSAFELSGGQQQRLCIARALAISPSVLLMDEPASALDPISTSKIEELIHSLKKDYTIVIVTHNMQQAARVSDKTGFFMLGELIEFDDTKKIFLKPEKEQTQNYITGRFG from the coding sequence ATGATACAAGCAAAAGATATAAATTTTTATTACGGAGACTTCCATGCTTTGAAGAACATCAACATGGATATAAAAGCTAATACGGTAACTGCTTTTATTGGTCCGTCGGGTTGTGGAAAATCTACATTCCTTCGCCTATTTAACCGTATGAATGAGTTGATAGATGACACTCGACTTACTGGGGAGTGCCTTATTCACGGACAAAACATTTACTCTAAATCTGTTCAGGTAGACGAACTTAGGAAGAGAGTTGGTATGGTGTTCCAAAAGCCTAATCCTTTTCCTAAATCTATCTTTGAAAATGTGGCTTACGGTTTAAGAGTAAACGACATTAAAGACAAAGCATATATCAAACAGAGAGTAGAAGAATCTCTTGTTGCCTCAGCTCTTTGGGACGAAGTGAAAGATAAACTAAACAAATCGGCTTTTGAACTTTCGGGCGGACAGCAACAAAGGCTTTGTATTGCAAGAGCTTTGGCTATATCTCCGTCAGTTTTATTGATGGACGAGCCTGCATCTGCTCTCGACCCTATCTCTACTTCTAAGATTGAGGAGCTTATACATTCACTTAAAAAAGATTATACCATTGTAATAGTTACTCACAATATGCAACAGGCTGCTCGTGTAAGTGATAAAACTGGCTTTTTTATGCTTGGCGAACTTATCGAGTTCGACGATACTAAGAAGATTTTCTTAAAGCCTGAGAAAGAACAAACTCAAAATTATATTACTGGTAGATTTGGTTAA
- a CDS encoding hypothetical protein (product_source=Hypo-rule applied; cleavage_site_network=SignalP-noTM; superfamily=56935) translates to MNKIFITVLSCLCLLSSTSAQDQAKVETIDRIEILEKENKTQNEAIKKLQKLKVSGYIQGQYQWGQEDASLKIGTANENPEKSFNRIGIRRGRIKFTYEEGIASAVFQLDVTEKGIGFKDAYLNIKNPWLKTNSLKVGIFDRPFGNEISYSSSKRESPERSTIFQTLFPEERDLGAMITLQAKKESPLNFLKLEAGLFAGNGIKQETDSRKDFIGHLSANKDFNNFQVSGGISYYNGGVYQGTDNVYKMNGKSFVLDNNNNNNNGGFAKREYIGLDAQISFKSILGTTQLRGEYLFGEQPGGASSSKSPNSSSLSSSDTYIRKFSGGYVILVQDLGKSPFAAVLKYDWYDPNTKVAKNEVGLNNTTKGDIAKNTLGFGMLWNINTSIRLQAYYEINNNEKTDNLTAYNGNRKDNVLTVRMQYKF, encoded by the coding sequence ATGAATAAAATTTTTATTACAGTATTAAGTTGCTTATGTCTATTAAGCAGTACGTCTGCTCAGGATCAAGCAAAAGTTGAAACTATCGACAGAATTGAGATTCTGGAAAAGGAAAACAAAACGCAGAACGAGGCAATTAAAAAACTTCAAAAGCTAAAGGTTTCGGGTTACATTCAAGGTCAGTATCAGTGGGGGCAAGAAGATGCATCTCTAAAAATTGGAACTGCTAACGAAAACCCGGAAAAATCGTTTAATCGCATAGGAATACGTCGTGGACGTATTAAGTTTACTTACGAAGAGGGTATTGCTTCTGCCGTATTTCAATTAGATGTAACAGAAAAGGGTATTGGTTTTAAAGATGCTTATCTAAACATTAAAAATCCTTGGTTGAAAACAAATTCACTTAAAGTAGGTATTTTTGACCGACCTTTCGGGAATGAAATAAGTTACTCTTCTTCGAAACGAGAATCTCCTGAACGTTCTACTATCTTTCAAACTCTTTTCCCAGAAGAAAGAGATCTGGGTGCGATGATTACTCTTCAAGCAAAGAAAGAATCTCCTCTTAACTTCCTTAAATTAGAAGCCGGACTGTTTGCAGGAAATGGTATTAAGCAAGAAACTGATAGTCGTAAAGACTTCATCGGGCATTTATCGGCAAATAAAGATTTCAATAATTTTCAAGTGAGTGGTGGCATCTCGTATTATAATGGTGGCGTTTATCAAGGTACTGATAATGTCTACAAAATGAACGGCAAGAGTTTTGTTCTCGACAATAATAATAATAATAATAATGGTGGTTTTGCTAAACGTGAATACATAGGATTAGATGCTCAAATCAGTTTCAAAAGTATTTTAGGTACAACACAGTTGAGAGGTGAATACCTGTTTGGCGAACAACCCGGCGGAGCATCAAGCAGCAAAAGCCCTAATTCGTCTTCTCTTTCTTCTTCCGATACCTATATCCGTAAATTTAGCGGAGGATATGTTATACTCGTACAAGATTTGGGGAAATCTCCATTTGCCGCCGTTCTAAAATACGACTGGTACGACCCTAATACCAAAGTAGCAAAGAACGAAGTAGGATTAAACAATACTACAAAGGGAGACATAGCAAAAAATACTCTCGGATTTGGTATGCTTTGGAATATAAACACAAGTATTCGTTTACAGGCTTACTACGAAATAAACAATAACGAAAAAACAGACAACCTTACCGCTTACAATGGAAATAGAAAAGATAACGTATTAACCGTGAGAATGCAATATAAATTTTAA
- a CDS encoding DNA-binding response OmpR family regulator (product_source=COG0745; cath_funfam=1.10.10.10,3.40.50.2300; cog=COG0745; pfam=PF00072,PF00486; smart=SM00448; superfamily=52172), with amino-acid sequence MEKQKILVVDDEANICEILFYTLTNDGYDVVCASSAEEAFEKLTSEYSLILLDVMMGGMSGYKMAETLRSNGNQIPIIFLTAKNTENDMLTGFSVGGDDYIAKPFSLKEVSARVKAMLKRQIADVQPVNRFIYKDFIVDFDTKDVFVGDKTVTLTRTEFEILEFLIKHQGRIFSREEIIDRIWEKAPYITERTVDVHITRLRKKLGDHSSLISNRSGYGYRFDITKL; translated from the coding sequence ATGGAAAAACAAAAAATACTTGTTGTTGATGATGAAGCTAACATTTGCGAAATTTTGTTTTACACGCTAACAAACGACGGTTACGATGTTGTTTGTGCGAGTTCGGCAGAGGAAGCTTTTGAGAAACTTACATCAGAATATTCTCTTATCCTTTTAGATGTGATGATGGGAGGAATGTCGGGATATAAGATGGCGGAAACATTGAGAAGTAATGGCAATCAAATTCCAATCATTTTCCTTACAGCCAAAAACACAGAGAACGATATGCTCACTGGTTTTTCGGTTGGGGGAGACGATTATATTGCTAAACCGTTCTCTCTTAAAGAAGTTTCGGCTCGTGTAAAGGCTATGTTGAAACGCCAAATCGCCGACGTTCAGCCTGTAAACAGGTTTATCTATAAAGACTTTATTGTAGATTTTGACACCAAAGATGTTTTTGTCGGAGATAAAACAGTTACTCTAACAAGAACTGAGTTCGAAATCCTTGAGTTTCTGATTAAACATCAAGGGCGTATTTTCTCTCGTGAAGAAATAATAGACCGTATCTGGGAGAAAGCTCCATATATAACTGAAAGAACAGTTGATGTTCATATCACTCGTTTGAGAAAGAAGTTAGGCGACCACTCTTCTCTTATTTCTAACCGTTCGGGTTACGGATACAGATTTGATATTACCAAGTTATGA
- a CDS encoding phosphate transport system protein (product_source=KO:K02039; cath_funfam=1.20.58.220; cog=COG0704; ko=KO:K02039; pfam=PF01895; superfamily=109755; tigrfam=TIGR02135): MKHTEKELQELKEEINQMWRLVLSQLEKAKQSFLNNDIELAREIASREKRVDAFELKIDSDCENYIALYNPVAIDLRLVLSLIKISSTLERIGDFAEGVARHVIDSDCNDISSQTIEELQIEKMFDCLISMLSDCFVALESENTKVSGKILAKDDEVDTLYYNSLDILTNYLQAEPAYIRCGLKLMLLIRKLERIGDHCSNIVEEIVFYVDAKVLKHGVKK; encoded by the coding sequence ATGAAACATACTGAAAAAGAATTACAAGAGTTAAAAGAAGAAATAAACCAAATGTGGAGATTAGTTCTTTCGCAGTTGGAGAAAGCAAAACAATCTTTCCTAAATAACGATATTGAACTGGCAAGAGAAATAGCAAGTCGCGAAAAGCGTGTCGATGCTTTTGAGTTAAAAATAGATAGCGATTGCGAAAACTACATCGCATTATACAATCCTGTGGCTATTGACTTACGCTTAGTTCTTTCGTTGATAAAGATAAGTAGCACTCTTGAACGCATTGGCGACTTTGCCGAAGGTGTTGCTCGCCACGTTATCGATAGCGATTGTAACGATATTAGTTCTCAAACAATAGAAGAGTTACAGATAGAAAAGATGTTCGACTGTCTTATTTCTATGTTGTCGGATTGCTTTGTTGCTCTCGAATCGGAGAACACAAAGGTTTCGGGTAAAATACTTGCAAAGGACGACGAGGTAGACACCTTATATTATAACTCTCTTGATATACTAACAAACTATCTACAAGCTGAGCCTGCGTATATTCGTTGTGGCTTAAAACTAATGCTTTTAATTCGTAAGTTAGAGCGAATAGGAGACCATTGTAGCAACATTGTAGAGGAGATTGTTTTCTATGTAGATGCAAAGGTTTTGAAACACGGAGTAAAAAAATAA
- a CDS encoding two-component system phosphate regulon sensor histidine kinase PhoR (product_source=KO:K07636; cath_funfam=1.10.287.130,3.30.565.10; cog=COG0642; ko=KO:K07636; pfam=PF00512,PF02518; smart=SM00387,SM00388; superfamily=55874; transmembrane_helix_parts=Outside_1_9,TMhelix_10_27,Inside_28_162,TMhelix_163_182,Outside_183_574) encodes MKISYKQRLSLYFFLIFALFTIGIIVFERSRETTFRTEALEEKLDAYTGVIQASLDKHSESPKQAIDSVSGLLPENLRMTLIDRKGNVVYDNAVEQDLLYESHAERPEILQAQTNGNGSYIRTSATNKQKYLYYAKRSNNYFIRVALPYDIQVQDFLKSDNRFLYYIAILFVVTLLLIHLIADRFGKSIKTLKEFALSEKNDPLNTQIVFPDDELGEIGRKIIDNYKQLKERKKEIILEREKLLQHVHSSGEGLCFFSSDKKVGFYNGLFIQYLNTITDESASNPSIIFTDNAFESVADFLSKEGVSENYYETKIDRQGKYFNVRVNVFEDRSFEIIINDITGQEKTRLLKQEMTSNIAHELRTPVTSIRGYLEIALDQPCDGEQARNFLTKAHEQTIVLSELIQDMSLITKIEEAPISFKLEPVNIDELLNSLKSDLEKFLQEKNISMDFANTKGIVIYGNRNLIYSIFRNLTDNAIRYAGTEITITVNKYNEDKDFYYFSYSDTGVGIKEEHHLNRIFERFYRVNEGRTRNTGGSGLGLSIVKNAILFHKGTITVKNRTEGGLEFLFKLPKV; translated from the coding sequence ATGAAAATAAGTTATAAGCAAAGGCTATCGTTATACTTCTTCCTTATATTTGCTTTGTTCACTATTGGGATAATAGTATTTGAAAGATCTCGTGAAACAACATTTCGGACAGAGGCTTTGGAAGAGAAACTTGATGCCTATACGGGTGTTATTCAGGCTTCTTTAGACAAACATTCGGAGTCGCCCAAACAAGCTATCGATAGTGTATCGGGGCTTTTACCTGAAAACCTTCGTATGACTTTAATCGACCGAAAGGGAAATGTGGTTTACGATAATGCCGTTGAACAAGATCTTTTATACGAAAGCCACGCCGAACGCCCCGAAATACTTCAGGCGCAGACCAACGGTAATGGCTCATACATAAGAACATCGGCTACCAACAAGCAGAAATACTTGTATTATGCCAAGCGAAGTAATAATTATTTTATCCGAGTGGCACTTCCTTACGATATTCAGGTGCAAGACTTTCTAAAGTCCGACAACCGCTTTCTGTACTATATCGCAATCCTTTTTGTTGTTACTCTGTTGCTTATTCATTTGATTGCCGACCGCTTTGGGAAATCTATCAAAACACTTAAAGAATTTGCTTTGTCGGAAAAGAACGACCCCCTTAATACTCAAATAGTATTCCCCGACGATGAATTAGGAGAAATAGGCAGGAAGATTATCGACAACTACAAACAACTAAAGGAAAGAAAAAAAGAAATTATACTTGAACGCGAAAAGCTTTTACAGCACGTTCATAGTTCTGGCGAAGGCTTGTGCTTTTTCTCGTCCGATAAAAAGGTGGGATTTTACAATGGTTTGTTTATTCAATATCTGAATACAATCACAGATGAGTCGGCATCAAATCCTTCGATAATATTTACCGACAATGCTTTTGAGAGTGTTGCTGACTTTCTTTCCAAAGAAGGTGTTAGCGAAAACTATTACGAAACCAAAATAGACCGACAAGGGAAGTATTTCAATGTGAGAGTTAATGTTTTTGAAGACCGCAGCTTTGAAATTATTATCAATGATATTACTGGGCAAGAGAAAACACGTTTATTAAAACAAGAAATGACTTCTAATATTGCTCACGAACTAAGAACTCCTGTTACAAGTATTCGTGGTTATCTCGAAATAGCTTTAGATCAGCCTTGCGATGGAGAACAAGCTCGCAATTTTTTAACTAAAGCACACGAACAAACTATTGTTCTTTCCGAATTAATTCAGGATATGAGTCTTATAACCAAAATAGAAGAAGCTCCTATATCTTTTAAGCTGGAGCCTGTTAATATTGACGAACTACTCAATTCATTGAAAAGCGATCTTGAGAAGTTCTTACAAGAGAAAAATATATCTATGGATTTTGCAAACACCAAAGGGATTGTTATTTATGGAAACCGCAATCTAATATATTCGATATTCCGCAATCTTACCGACAATGCCATTCGCTATGCCGGAACAGAAATAACTATTACTGTAAATAAATATAATGAAGATAAAGATTTTTATTACTTCTCTTATTCCGACACAGGGGTAGGCATAAAAGAAGAACATCATCTTAATCGCATCTTCGAACGTTTTTATCGCGTTAATGAAGGTAGAACTCGCAACACTGGCGGTTCTGGTCTGGGACTGTCTATTGTAAAAAACGCAATATTATTTCACAAAGGAACTATTACTGTTAAGAACAGAACAGAAGGCGGACTGGAGTTTTTATTTAAACTGCCGAAAGTATAA
- a CDS encoding phosphate transport system permease protein (product_source=KO:K02037; cath_funfam=1.10.3720.10; cog=COG0573; ko=KO:K02037; pfam=PF00528; superfamily=161098; tigrfam=TIGR02138; transmembrane_helix_parts=Inside_1_11,TMhelix_12_34,Outside_35_179,TMhelix_180_202,Inside_203_221,TMhelix_222_244,Outside_245_253,TMhelix_254_273,Inside_274_302,TMhelix_303_325,Outside_326_371,TMhelix_372_394,Inside_395_402), translated as MKQFRQTIERLVKVMLTISGSITSLAILLIIIFLFKEGFGLFNSPSVEKGYALCVNASNTIEELNSTQIKQIFDYEITNWNEINGNNEDIIPFYFDEIFSMYSEEEFGEDYVLLNEKLGEVIAQTPNIIAYIPEQYLPRENNSVKILPQKNIQITDFFGGKEWLPTATPAPLFGLLPLIMGTLWVSFFAILIALPLGMGVAIYMSELAGPRTRKLLKPAIELLAGIPSVVYGFFGLVVLVPLIQKALNLPVGETAFAGSLILAIMALPTIITIAEDAMRGTPRAMREASLALGANRWQTIYKVIVPYASSGIMAAVVLGIGRAIGETMAVLMVTGNAAVIPTSLFQSVRTIPATIAAELGEAPAGGAHYQSLFLLGCILFIITMVISASAEFISKRQHNKGV; from the coding sequence ATGAAGCAATTCAGACAAACTATAGAACGCTTGGTAAAGGTGATGCTAACCATTAGTGGCAGCATCACCAGCCTTGCCATTTTACTTATTATCATATTCTTGTTTAAAGAAGGTTTTGGTTTGTTTAACAGTCCTTCTGTCGAAAAAGGATATGCTCTGTGTGTTAACGCATCTAACACAATAGAAGAATTAAATTCGACCCAAATTAAGCAGATATTCGATTACGAAATAACTAATTGGAATGAAATTAACGGTAACAACGAAGATATTATTCCTTTTTACTTCGATGAAATATTTTCTATGTACTCAGAAGAAGAGTTTGGAGAAGATTATGTTCTGCTTAATGAGAAATTAGGAGAGGTTATAGCACAAACACCTAATATTATTGCATACATTCCTGAACAATACCTACCACGCGAAAACAACTCTGTTAAAATTTTACCACAAAAGAATATACAGATTACCGATTTCTTTGGAGGGAAAGAATGGCTGCCTACTGCAACTCCTGCTCCTTTATTCGGTTTACTTCCGCTTATTATGGGTACGCTATGGGTAAGTTTCTTCGCTATTTTAATAGCTTTACCTTTAGGTATGGGAGTGGCTATTTATATGTCGGAGCTTGCAGGGCCGCGCACTCGCAAACTACTAAAACCCGCAATAGAATTGCTGGCTGGTATTCCTTCTGTGGTTTATGGATTCTTCGGATTGGTTGTATTAGTTCCTCTTATCCAAAAAGCATTGAATCTTCCTGTTGGAGAGACTGCTTTTGCTGGCAGTTTAATTCTTGCTATTATGGCATTACCTACAATTATTACTATAGCAGAAGATGCTATGAGAGGCACTCCAAGAGCAATGCGCGAAGCAAGTCTTGCATTGGGAGCTAATCGTTGGCAAACTATCTATAAGGTAATTGTTCCTTATGCTTCTTCTGGTATTATGGCGGCTGTTGTTTTAGGTATAGGACGAGCTATTGGCGAAACAATGGCAGTGTTGATGGTAACAGGAAATGCCGCCGTAATACCAACCTCTCTTTTTCAATCGGTACGAACGATACCAGCAACTATCGCTGCTGAATTGGGCGAAGCTCCCGCAGGTGGTGCACATTATCAGTCGTTGTTTTTATTAGGGTGTATATTGTTTATCATTACAATGGTGATTAGTGCTTCTGCTGAATTTATTTCAAAGCGACAACACAATAAAGGTGTATGA
- a CDS encoding thiol-disulfide isomerase/thioredoxin (product_source=COG0526; cath_funfam=3.40.30.10; cog=COG0526; pfam=PF08534; superfamily=52833), which translates to MKNTIIFIVATILLASCAKSPQDYNATFSGKIINLSDEVLSDSSITVIVECPILNKDRLIRYYASINADGTFSVEIPLITDVLGRVFTPYNVLGVLLKPGEEVVVEITKQTGDSINKKTIKGAILTDEEELEMSRLDNIMAENMMEGVNREELPSDATPYDIVANEVRRAKKDISCIKESTVLSDWIKEDWYNIKLLWYCNSFIINELEPHLFDKSIYFFLKELNLNSPSAFNTGLYSEFLQVLLNDKILAIPSIGDTPIETWIAEVKPILADLVGFEEGAFYDCLAANAYTNQMVDKLEPLSDIQKDNIKAYFKNPHYATLLFDFSDKTEKSLDVVSITPPDVPTEELMNAIVEKYKGNVVFIDFWATWCGPCLNAMAASQSLKESLKDEDITFVYIADYSSIESVWRKQVVEVEGGEHYYLNPKDRQYIYNALGASGFPFYVIYDKEGNLIHKFTGYPGNDVVKKVIEGLL; encoded by the coding sequence ATGAAGAACACTATTATTTTTATTGTTGCAACTATATTGTTAGCATCTTGCGCTAAATCACCCCAAGACTATAACGCTACTTTTTCAGGGAAAATCATAAATCTATCTGATGAAGTTCTTTCTGATTCATCTATAACTGTTATTGTTGAATGCCCTATTTTAAACAAAGATAGATTGATTCGTTATTATGCCTCTATTAATGCCGATGGAACGTTTTCGGTTGAGATACCATTGATTACAGATGTGCTTGGTCGAGTGTTTACGCCTTACAACGTATTAGGGGTATTGTTAAAACCAGGAGAGGAAGTAGTTGTAGAAATAACAAAGCAAACAGGCGACTCTATAAATAAGAAAACAATTAAAGGTGCAATATTGACAGACGAGGAAGAGTTGGAAATGTCGAGGTTGGACAATATCATGGCTGAAAATATGATGGAAGGAGTAAATCGGGAGGAGTTACCTTCAGATGCAACTCCTTATGATATAGTTGCCAATGAAGTTAGGAGGGCGAAAAAAGATATATCGTGTATAAAGGAAAGCACGGTTTTGTCTGATTGGATTAAAGAAGATTGGTATAATATTAAGCTTCTTTGGTATTGTAACAGTTTTATTATAAACGAATTAGAACCGCACTTGTTTGATAAATCTATTTATTTTTTCTTGAAGGAATTAAACTTAAATAGTCCTTCTGCATTTAATACTGGACTCTATTCTGAATTTCTTCAAGTCTTGTTGAATGATAAAATTTTAGCAATTCCAAGTATTGGAGATACTCCAATAGAGACGTGGATTGCAGAAGTGAAACCCATTCTTGCCGATTTAGTTGGTTTTGAAGAAGGTGCTTTTTATGATTGTTTGGCTGCTAATGCTTATACTAATCAAATGGTAGATAAGTTAGAGCCATTGTCAGATATTCAAAAAGATAACATAAAAGCGTATTTTAAGAACCCTCATTATGCTACTCTTTTATTTGATTTTAGTGATAAAACGGAGAAGTCTTTAGATGTTGTAAGTATAACGCCTCCAGATGTTCCTACAGAAGAATTGATGAATGCTATAGTTGAAAAATATAAAGGTAATGTGGTTTTCATAGACTTTTGGGCTACTTGGTGCGGACCTTGCCTTAATGCTATGGCTGCATCACAAAGCTTGAAAGAGTCTTTGAAAGATGAAGATATAACTTTTGTTTATATCGCAGACTATTCTTCAATAGAATCTGTTTGGAGAAAACAAGTTGTAGAGGTAGAAGGCGGTGAGCATTATTATCTAAACCCAAAAGATAGGCAATATATATATAACGCTCTTGGAGCCAGCGGATTTCCTTTCTATGTTATATACGACAAAGAGGGTAATCTTATTCATAAATTCACTGGCTATCCGGGTAATGATGTGGTTAAGAAAGTGATAGAAGGGTTGTTGTGA
- a CDS encoding phosphate transport system substrate-binding protein (product_source=KO:K02040; cath_funfam=3.40.190.10; cleavage_site_network=SignalP-noTM; cog=COG0226; ko=KO:K02040; pfam=PF12849; superfamily=53850; tigrfam=TIGR02136) — MKKTILTTVILVAALFSVQAQRIKGSDTMLPLSQMAAEEFMKVNNSSNVTVTGGGSGVGITALLDGTTDLAQLSRKIKFDEKNKLKEKGKTVKEIIAAYDALAIVVHPSNKVTNLTREQLEGIFTGKIKNWKEVGGANIAIVPYSRETSSGTYEFFKESVLKKKNYMSGIMSMPATGAIIQSVSQTKGAIGYVGMAYLNKQVKPIHVSYDQGKTFVEPTVENAKNETYPIVRPLYYYYDAINESTVKPFIDYILSNEGQKIVSKIGFITVK; from the coding sequence ATGAAAAAGACAATTTTAACAACCGTAATTTTAGTTGCAGCTTTATTTAGCGTGCAAGCACAACGTATCAAAGGTTCCGACACAATGCTTCCTTTGTCGCAAATGGCAGCAGAAGAGTTTATGAAAGTAAATAATTCGAGCAATGTTACTGTAACTGGTGGCGGTAGCGGCGTAGGTATCACTGCCCTACTCGACGGGACTACCGACTTGGCTCAACTATCCAGAAAGATTAAATTCGATGAGAAGAATAAGTTAAAAGAAAAAGGCAAAACAGTAAAAGAGATTATCGCCGCTTACGATGCCCTTGCTATTGTTGTACACCCTTCCAATAAAGTAACTAATCTTACTCGTGAACAATTAGAAGGCATATTCACTGGAAAGATTAAGAACTGGAAAGAAGTTGGAGGTGCTAACATTGCTATTGTTCCTTACTCTCGCGAAACATCGTCTGGAACTTATGAGTTCTTCAAAGAAAGTGTTTTGAAAAAGAAGAATTATATGTCTGGTATTATGAGTATGCCTGCTACTGGTGCTATTATCCAGTCGGTGAGCCAAACTAAAGGTGCTATAGGTTATGTAGGAATGGCATACTTAAACAAACAAGTAAAACCCATACACGTTTCATACGATCAGGGAAAAACATTTGTGGAGCCTACTGTTGAGAATGCTAAAAATGAAACATACCCTATCGTTCGTCCTTTGTACTACTACTATGATGCAATAAATGAAAGCACTGTAAAGCCTTTCATTGACTACATTTTATCAAATGAAGGTCAAAAGATAGTTTCTAAAATAGGATTTATAACAGTAAAATGA